From one Haloterrigena gelatinilytica genomic stretch:
- a CDS encoding glycosyltransferase family 4 protein, giving the protein MNIGFYHDAAGTRHAGGIAVYTQQMAAALSRSNDVYLYTQRGEPAPIVRESDVTVVETPSFDSDWPASLEESLPVGSQDWTKARMTLWAERNGVIDHIDDTLDVLFTAHYLDDLLLSNLVDVPTVYTYHRLSDIGIGAKLQQAFSATELILANSPETADRVESAFDVDVAEIVYPGVDTDRFRPDADPVISSRDPIILFVGRLVEAKGIDELLEAVARLEGDQELHVVGRGDQERIRRRARDLGIAESVELHGEVPHPELPGYHAGADVFCLPSHDESFAMANVEAMACGLPVVTTDLEAIQTYLANGDNGLLSRVGDPQDLADKLKLVLESPELRARLGEQARTDAQAFAWRTQARRLEAFCADALDVEEEIEAVRPDQPRPNTV; this is encoded by the coding sequence ATGAACATCGGTTTCTATCACGATGCCGCCGGAACCCGCCACGCCGGCGGAATCGCCGTCTACACGCAGCAGATGGCGGCCGCACTCAGTCGGTCGAACGACGTCTATCTCTACACGCAGCGCGGAGAGCCCGCGCCGATCGTCCGCGAATCGGACGTGACCGTCGTCGAGACCCCGTCCTTCGACAGCGACTGGCCGGCCTCGCTCGAGGAGTCGCTCCCGGTCGGCTCCCAGGACTGGACGAAAGCCCGAATGACGCTGTGGGCCGAGCGAAACGGCGTCATCGACCACATCGACGACACCCTGGACGTGCTGTTTACCGCCCACTATCTCGACGATCTCCTCCTGTCGAATCTGGTCGACGTGCCGACGGTCTACACCTACCACCGGCTCTCGGATATCGGGATCGGCGCGAAACTGCAACAGGCGTTCTCCGCGACGGAGCTGATTCTGGCCAACTCGCCGGAGACCGCGGACCGCGTGGAATCGGCGTTCGACGTCGACGTCGCGGAGATCGTCTATCCGGGCGTCGACACGGACCGGTTCCGGCCCGACGCCGATCCCGTCATCTCGAGTCGCGATCCGATCATCCTCTTCGTCGGCCGGCTGGTCGAAGCGAAGGGGATCGACGAACTGCTCGAGGCGGTCGCCCGGCTCGAGGGCGATCAGGAGCTTCACGTGGTCGGGCGCGGCGACCAGGAGCGGATCCGCCGGCGGGCCCGCGACCTCGGAATCGCGGAGTCGGTGGAACTCCACGGCGAAGTTCCCCACCCCGAACTGCCGGGCTACCACGCCGGCGCCGACGTGTTCTGCCTGCCGAGTCACGACGAGAGCTTCGCGATGGCAAACGTCGAGGCGATGGCCTGCGGGCTGCCGGTCGTGACGACCGACCTCGAGGCGATCCAGACGTACCTCGCCAACGGCGACAACGGACTCCTGTCCCGCGTCGGGGACCCGCAAGATCTGGCCGACAAACTGAAGCTCGTCCTCGAATCGCCGGAGCTGCGGGCGCGGCTCGGCGAGCAGGCCCGCACTGACGCGCAGGCGTTTGCGTGGCGGACGCAGGCCCGTCGGCTCGAGGCGTTCTGTGCCGACGCCCTCGACGTCGAGGAGGAGATCGAGGCGGTTCGGCCCGATCAGCCGCGCCCGAACACGGTCTGA
- a CDS encoding DUF7344 domain-containing protein yields MSSIDTSLPDEIASVADSNEEQRLSKDVIFELLKNRRRREVLAYLLEADDTVTLGELAEQIAAWENDTEVSALSSDQRKRVYVALYQTHLPKMDDAGIVEYDQDRGLISLSDNADLLMMYLDTDTHQQDRWDRWYAALSVVGAALVTGAFLSVPPLSAVPTLGLAGVVVVAFFALSVAHAVSNRRRERNVDGKLSRIE; encoded by the coding sequence ATGTCGTCGATCGATACGTCTCTGCCCGACGAGATCGCATCGGTCGCCGATTCGAACGAGGAGCAACGACTGTCGAAAGACGTCATTTTCGAGCTCCTGAAGAACCGACGTCGACGCGAAGTCCTCGCGTACTTACTCGAGGCCGACGATACGGTCACCCTCGGCGAACTCGCCGAACAGATCGCGGCCTGGGAGAACGATACCGAAGTCAGCGCGCTCAGCTCCGATCAACGCAAGCGCGTGTACGTCGCCCTTTACCAGACGCATCTACCGAAGATGGACGACGCCGGTATCGTCGAGTACGATCAGGATCGGGGACTGATCTCGCTTTCGGACAACGCCGACCTGCTGATGATGTATCTGGACACGGATACCCACCAGCAGGATCGGTGGGATCGGTGGTACGCGGCCCTGAGCGTCGTCGGTGCGGCACTCGTCACCGGTGCGTTCCTTAGCGTTCCGCCGCTGTCGGCCGTCCCGACGCTCGGGCTCGCCGGCGTCGTCGTCGTCGCCTTCTTCGCCCTCTCGGTGGCACACGCCGTGTCGAATCGACGGCGCGAACGGAACGTCGACGGCAAGTTATCGCGGATCGAGTGA
- a CDS encoding transcription initiation factor IIB codes for MTRSIIDHTTSESTETETGLCPDCETDTIVHDPDRGERVCEECGLVLTEDPIDYGPEWRAFNAQEHDELSRVGAPLTQSMHDRGLTTTIDWRNKDANGHSMSADKQGQLHRLRVWQERIRTKNAGERNLKYALSEIDRMVSALGVPKPVKETASVIYRRALEQDLIRGRSIEGVATSALYTACRKEDIPRSLEEVTSVSRVDQREIGRTYRYIADELDINLEPTNPRQFVPRFCSELDVGKDVETKAVEIIDQTTEQGLHSGKSPTGFAAAAIYAAGLLCDETIPQRAVADTAQTTVVTVRNRYREQLEAIDQQPATT; via the coding sequence ATGACGCGGTCCATTATCGATCACACCACGAGCGAATCAACCGAGACAGAGACCGGTCTATGTCCGGACTGCGAAACCGATACGATCGTCCACGACCCGGACCGCGGCGAGCGAGTCTGCGAGGAGTGCGGGCTCGTTCTGACCGAAGATCCGATCGATTACGGCCCCGAATGGCGAGCCTTCAACGCCCAGGAACACGACGAGCTCTCCCGCGTCGGCGCGCCGCTGACCCAGTCGATGCACGATCGGGGACTGACGACGACCATCGACTGGCGCAACAAGGACGCCAACGGCCACTCGATGTCGGCCGACAAACAGGGCCAGCTCCACCGACTCCGCGTCTGGCAGGAACGCATCCGCACGAAAAACGCCGGCGAACGCAATCTGAAGTACGCGCTCTCGGAAATCGATCGCATGGTCAGCGCGTTAGGAGTTCCAAAGCCCGTCAAAGAGACCGCAAGCGTCATTTACCGACGCGCGCTCGAGCAGGATCTCATCCGCGGCCGATCGATCGAGGGCGTCGCCACCAGCGCGCTGTACACGGCCTGTCGTAAGGAGGACATTCCGCGGAGCCTCGAGGAAGTAACCTCCGTCTCCCGGGTCGACCAGCGGGAGATCGGCCGGACGTATCGGTATATCGCCGACGAACTCGACATCAATCTGGAGCCGACGAATCCGCGCCAGTTCGTTCCCCGCTTCTGTTCCGAACTCGACGTCGGCAAGGACGTCGAGACGAAGGCCGTCGAAATCATCGACCAAACGACCGAGCAGGGGCTACACTCGGGAAAGTCGCCGACCGGCTTCGCCGCCGCCGCCATCTACGCCGCCGGGTTGTTGTGCGACGAGACGATCCCCCAGCGGGCCGTCGCCGACACCGCCCAGACGACCGTGGTCACGGTACGGAACCGGTACCGCGAGCAACTCGAGGCGATCGATCAGCAGCCGGCGACGACGTGA
- a CDS encoding alpha/beta hydrolase: MSEDTEVDVEVHEDVTYATRDAGELGLDLFVPAVDDPPLVVYVHGGGWIAETRDNVPEPERYAAEWECAIASVSYRLAAIPDALEDGVEFAIDPANDTPRGVFPDQFVDVKAAIRWLRANADEYGYDATDVAAWGASAGGHLALLAGVVDDVEALAGDAFSEADLEKAVAPDESGAVQAVVDWYGVADLTLVPDDPTDPASLLIGGPKSEREAAFVQASPVTHVSAETPPVLCMHGREDAVVPIEHSRVLFDALDEAGVDAALYELHDRNHVWVTGGVEEIESERVAMDLLTADPTPAQSITETVHLEEGGSATSLIDGTPPAGPDAIERFLERTIE; encoded by the coding sequence ATGAGCGAGGATACCGAGGTCGACGTCGAAGTCCACGAGGACGTCACGTACGCGACGCGCGACGCCGGCGAGCTGGGGCTCGATCTGTTCGTCCCCGCGGTCGACGATCCGCCGCTGGTCGTCTACGTCCACGGCGGCGGCTGGATCGCCGAGACCCGCGACAACGTTCCGGAGCCGGAACGGTACGCGGCCGAGTGGGAGTGTGCGATCGCCAGCGTGAGCTACCGATTGGCCGCGATTCCCGACGCCCTCGAGGACGGCGTCGAGTTCGCGATCGACCCGGCGAACGACACGCCGCGGGGCGTCTTCCCCGACCAGTTCGTCGACGTGAAGGCGGCGATCAGGTGGCTGCGGGCGAACGCCGACGAGTACGGCTACGACGCGACGGACGTCGCGGCGTGGGGCGCGTCGGCCGGCGGTCACCTGGCCCTCCTCGCGGGAGTCGTCGACGACGTCGAAGCGCTCGCGGGGGACGCCTTCTCGGAAGCGGACCTCGAGAAGGCGGTCGCCCCCGACGAGTCGGGCGCCGTCCAGGCGGTCGTCGACTGGTACGGCGTCGCGGATCTCACGCTGGTCCCGGACGACCCGACCGATCCCGCCTCGCTGCTCATCGGCGGCCCGAAATCGGAGCGCGAGGCCGCGTTCGTGCAGGCGAGTCCGGTGACCCACGTCTCCGCGGAGACGCCGCCGGTCCTCTGTATGCACGGTCGCGAAGACGCGGTGGTTCCGATCGAACACAGCCGCGTGCTGTTCGACGCGCTGGACGAGGCCGGCGTCGACGCGGCGCTGTACGAACTGCACGACCGCAACCACGTCTGGGTGACCGGCGGCGTCGAGGAGATCGAGTCGGAACGGGTAGCGATGGACCTCCTGACCGCGGATCCGACGCCCGCACAGTCGATCACCGAGACCGTCCACCTCGAGGAAGGCGGCTCCGCGACCTCGCTCATCGACGGGACGCCCCCGGCGGGACCGGACGCGATCGAGCGATTCCTCGAGCGCACGATCGAGTAA
- a CDS encoding coiled-coil domain-containing protein, translated as MPSSAPDTDASPSTDSDPARSGEFERLRDRLESLETELERKDDRIEELERDRDRLADTVAELEDQLADCETRTEAVETRADDLESETRRLEGLAEAACNKATANKERIAELQSRELEKGAHLETDNVDECAVTVADGRLERIEKDDGNAYYRLPESADPLERGGDVSLAFGDLLPIQQLARMDDDRRRAAANSLPTRLAAKLWQARTDPSVGDDPWERGCKDVAEYVTASDLRHWIRRREPGISESYAKKLVSRTIDAVLDLSKNRLAVRRKTERKNGLEYTERRLLLPADASIPGAGSRDGATTTGDEAGEPDPPDPETTGVHG; from the coding sequence ATGCCATCGTCAGCACCCGACACGGACGCATCGCCGTCGACCGATTCCGACCCCGCCCGTAGCGGCGAGTTCGAACGCCTTCGCGACCGCCTCGAGTCCCTCGAGACCGAACTCGAGCGCAAGGACGACCGCATCGAGGAACTGGAACGCGACCGCGACCGACTCGCCGACACCGTCGCCGAACTCGAGGACCAGCTCGCGGACTGCGAGACGCGGACCGAGGCCGTCGAAACGCGAGCCGACGACCTCGAGTCGGAAACGCGGCGACTCGAGGGCCTCGCCGAAGCCGCGTGCAACAAGGCCACCGCGAACAAGGAGCGGATCGCTGAGCTCCAGTCCCGCGAACTCGAGAAGGGCGCCCACCTCGAGACCGACAACGTCGACGAGTGCGCGGTCACCGTCGCCGACGGCCGCCTCGAGCGCATCGAGAAGGACGACGGGAACGCCTACTACCGCCTCCCGGAGAGCGCCGACCCGCTCGAGCGCGGCGGCGACGTGTCGCTCGCCTTCGGCGACTTGCTCCCGATCCAGCAGCTCGCCCGGATGGACGACGATCGCCGCCGCGCCGCGGCGAACTCCTTGCCCACCAGACTGGCCGCGAAGCTCTGGCAGGCCCGGACCGACCCGAGCGTCGGCGACGATCCGTGGGAACGCGGCTGCAAGGACGTCGCCGAGTACGTCACGGCCAGCGACCTCCGACACTGGATCCGCCGCCGGGAGCCGGGCATCTCCGAGAGCTACGCGAAGAAGCTGGTCTCCCGGACGATCGACGCCGTCCTCGACCTCTCGAAGAACCGGCTCGCGGTGCGCCGGAAGACCGAACGCAAGAACGGCCTCGAGTACACCGAACGACGGCTGCTCCTCCCCGCGGACGCCTCGATCCCCGGCGCGGGGAGCCGCGACGGTGCGACGACCACCGGTGACGAGGCGGGCGAGCCGGACCCGCCCGACCCGGAGACAACTGGCGTCCACGGCTAG
- a CDS encoding ArsR family transcriptional regulator yields the protein MQPVDDRILEIFRDHGNLTPAAVEKFGGPSSSHASRRCKQLARYGLLEQIVTGLYTITDEGKAYLDEELDASELEASAETS from the coding sequence ATGCAACCCGTCGACGACCGAATCCTCGAGATTTTCCGCGACCACGGAAATCTCACCCCCGCAGCAGTCGAGAAATTCGGTGGTCCCTCGAGTAGCCACGCCAGCCGTAGGTGCAAACAGTTAGCTCGGTACGGCCTCCTCGAGCAGATCGTCACCGGCCTCTATACGATCACTGACGAGGGAAAGGCATATCTCGATGAGGAGTTGGATGCGAGCGAACTCGAAGCATCAGCCGAGACTTCGTAG